From Arcticibacter tournemirensis, one genomic window encodes:
- a CDS encoding bifunctional UDP-3-O-[3-hydroxymyristoyl] N-acetylglucosamine deacetylase/3-hydroxyacyl-ACP dehydratase, with translation MNVKQRTIKSEITVSGTGLHTGQPVNMTFKPAPENHGYKFKRVDIQGQPVIEADVDNVTDTSRGTTISQNGASVSTVEHVLAALVGAQIDNVLIELDGPETAIMDGSSIEFIEAFERTGIIEQEAEREYYHIPYNIHYTEPDRRVEMVAMPLEEDYRFTCMIDYNSPVLGSQHAAITSISEFKKEISSSRTFCFLHELEMLLEHNLIKGGDLNNAIVVVDKEVSKEELKHLATLFNREDIDVAREGILNNIELRHQNEPARHKLLDMIGDLALVGVPLKGHIMAARPGHAANVAFAKKIKAQIKKERSKKTVKVYDPTTPPVYDTVQIMNILPHRQPFLMIDKIIELTKNHVVGVKNVTMNEEFFKGHFPGSPIFPGVLQIEAMAQTGGILVLNTVPDPENWLTLFLKIENARFKAQVTPGDTVIFRCDLITPIRRGIAQMKGIGMVGEKVVVEAELMAQIVKVKNTEE, from the coding sequence ATGAATGTTAAACAAAGAACTATAAAGAGTGAAATAACTGTTTCAGGAACCGGATTGCATACAGGACAACCTGTAAATATGACCTTTAAACCGGCTCCCGAAAATCATGGGTATAAGTTTAAAAGAGTCGATATACAAGGTCAGCCAGTTATTGAAGCTGACGTAGACAATGTTACGGATACTTCAAGAGGAACAACTATTTCACAGAACGGCGCCAGCGTAAGTACCGTTGAGCATGTTCTCGCGGCTCTTGTTGGGGCTCAGATTGATAATGTACTGATCGAGCTTGATGGGCCTGAAACAGCAATAATGGACGGAAGTTCCATTGAATTCATAGAAGCTTTTGAGAGAACCGGAATTATTGAGCAGGAAGCCGAAAGAGAGTATTATCACATTCCATATAACATTCATTATACAGAACCCGACCGTCGTGTTGAAATGGTGGCGATGCCCCTCGAAGAAGACTATCGCTTTACATGCATGATTGACTATAACTCGCCTGTACTTGGCAGTCAGCATGCTGCCATCACCAGCATATCGGAGTTCAAAAAAGAGATTTCGTCGAGCCGTACTTTTTGCTTTCTTCACGAACTTGAAATGCTGCTTGAGCACAACCTCATCAAGGGGGGCGATTTAAACAACGCCATTGTGGTGGTGGATAAGGAAGTTAGTAAAGAAGAGTTAAAACATCTGGCCACTCTCTTCAACCGCGAAGATATCGATGTTGCCCGCGAAGGTATTTTAAACAATATTGAACTCCGCCATCAGAATGAACCGGCAAGGCACAAATTATTAGATATGATTGGCGACCTGGCGCTTGTAGGGGTTCCTTTAAAAGGCCATATTATGGCTGCCAGACCAGGTCATGCTGCAAATGTTGCCTTTGCGAAGAAAATCAAGGCTCAGATAAAAAAAGAACGCAGTAAAAAAACAGTGAAGGTATATGATCCTACCACTCCTCCTGTTTACGATACCGTTCAGATTATGAATATTCTGCCCCACAGGCAACCGTTTTTAATGATTGACAAGATCATTGAACTAACGAAAAACCATGTGGTTGGCGTGAAGAACGTCACAATGAACGAAGAGTTTTTCAAGGGCCATTTTCCAGGTTCTCCTATTTTTCCAGGAGTACTTCAAATTGAGGCAATGGCACAAACCGGAGGAATCCTCGTTTTAAATACGGTACCCGATCCCGAGAACTGGCTTACGCTCTTTTTAAAGATTGAAAATGCCAGATTCAAAGCGCAGGTTACGCCGGGCGATACAGTAATTTTCAGATGCGACCTTATTACCCCTATCCGTCGGGGCATAGCCCAGATGAAGGGAATAGGTATGGTTGGAGAAAAAGTTGTGGTAGAGGCCGAACTCATGGCCCAAATTGTTAAAGTTAAAAATACAGAAGAATGA
- the lpxD gene encoding UDP-3-O-(3-hydroxymyristoyl)glucosamine N-acyltransferase, with protein MQFTAQQIGILLNGNVDGNPDVTVNELAKIEEAQAGSLSFLANPKYEPFLYQTGASVVIISEEFIPSAPVTATLIRVKDPYSAFSVLLEKYNTLKLNKTGIEEPSFIHPSAKIGEDVYVGAFAYIGAGVVIGNNCKIYPQVYIGDNVEIGNDCSFFPGVKIYYDCKIGSDVVIHAGTVIGSDGFGFAPQADGSYNKISQIGNVIIEDDVEIGSNSSIDRATMGSTIIRKGVKLDNLIQLAHNVEIGKNTVIASQTGISGSTKIGEQSIIGGQVGIVGHVSIARGTQIQAQSGINRAIEEEGKKWAGSPATTYSNQMRAQVIFNRLPELERKLEELQKKLQENINKNS; from the coding sequence ATGCAATTTACTGCCCAACAGATCGGAATTTTACTGAATGGAAATGTGGATGGAAATCCGGACGTTACAGTAAATGAGCTGGCCAAAATTGAGGAAGCCCAGGCGGGATCCCTCTCGTTTCTGGCCAATCCCAAATACGAGCCCTTTCTCTATCAGACGGGAGCTTCAGTAGTAATAATAAGTGAAGAGTTTATTCCCTCAGCACCGGTAACTGCTACCCTGATCAGAGTAAAGGACCCTTACAGTGCCTTTTCAGTGCTGTTGGAAAAGTACAATACCCTTAAATTAAATAAAACGGGCATTGAAGAGCCGTCATTTATTCACCCTTCAGCAAAAATAGGTGAAGATGTTTACGTTGGCGCTTTTGCCTATATTGGAGCAGGCGTTGTAATAGGCAATAACTGCAAAATTTATCCCCAGGTTTATATCGGCGATAATGTTGAGATTGGAAACGACTGCAGCTTTTTCCCTGGTGTCAAAATATACTATGACTGTAAAATTGGATCAGATGTAGTGATCCATGCAGGAACTGTTATTGGTAGCGACGGATTTGGATTTGCACCTCAGGCAGACGGAAGTTATAATAAGATCAGCCAGATTGGAAACGTTATTATTGAAGACGATGTTGAAATAGGCTCAAATTCGTCGATAGACCGCGCAACAATGGGCTCGACTATCATACGTAAAGGCGTTAAGCTGGACAATCTTATTCAACTCGCACATAATGTTGAGATTGGGAAGAATACAGTTATTGCATCGCAGACCGGAATTTCGGGGAGTACTAAAATTGGTGAGCAATCCATCATCGGTGGACAGGTCGGCATAGTTGGACATGTTAGCATTGCACGCGGCACACAAATTCAGGCACAGTCGGGTATAAACCGTGCGATCGAAGAAGAGGGAAAGAAATGGGCCGGTTCTCCTGCAACTACATATAGTAACCAAATGCGAGCTCAGGTTATCTTTAACCGGCTTCCCGAACTAGAACGCAAACTGGAAGAATTACAAAAGAAACTTCAGGAAAATATAAATAAAAATAGTTGA
- a CDS encoding HD domain-containing protein, whose product MNKKKIINDPVYGFITIPAGLIFDLIEHPYFQRLRNIKQMGMAYLVYPGAIHTRFHHAIGAMHLMGMAIETLRGKGLIITEEEEEAVNVAILLHDIGHGPFSHALEHTIVEGISHEHISSLLMNNLNRQFGNRLELAMQIFNNRYYKPFLHQLVSSQLDCDRMDYLSRDSFFTGVSEGIIGFDRIIKMLNVSDGQLVIEEKAVYSIEKFLVARRLMYWQVYLHKTAVSAEHMLVNILRRAKYLASRGEELFATPNFEHFLVKSVTKKDFEEDPVHLECFSSLDDYDIYTSIKVWAGTKDFILSHLCKSILSRTLYKTEITMAPVEKERVDEITSLAGKFYPIDKTDVPYFVFTDIVANTAYNINDGNINILTKDGSVKDITTASDNSTLEALAKTVKKHILCYMKELKADKPQGVIF is encoded by the coding sequence TTGAACAAGAAAAAAATAATCAACGATCCTGTTTACGGTTTTATAACAATTCCGGCAGGGCTCATTTTCGACTTAATTGAGCACCCCTACTTTCAGCGGCTTCGAAATATAAAGCAAATGGGGATGGCATACCTTGTTTATCCAGGGGCTATTCATACAAGGTTTCACCATGCTATCGGAGCAATGCACCTGATGGGAATGGCAATAGAAACCCTCAGAGGAAAAGGTTTGATCATTACTGAGGAAGAAGAAGAGGCTGTAAATGTAGCTATCCTGCTGCATGATATTGGTCACGGGCCATTCTCTCATGCATTGGAGCATACTATTGTAGAAGGCATATCTCATGAGCATATTTCATCTCTTCTGATGAACAATCTGAACAGGCAGTTCGGAAACAGGCTTGAACTGGCGATGCAGATCTTCAACAACCGCTATTATAAGCCCTTCCTCCATCAGTTGGTTTCAAGCCAGCTGGATTGCGACAGAATGGATTATCTAAGCCGGGACAGCTTTTTCACAGGGGTATCTGAAGGCATCATCGGCTTCGACCGTATTATCAAAATGCTCAATGTATCCGACGGACAACTGGTAATTGAAGAAAAAGCAGTTTATTCTATCGAGAAATTTCTAGTAGCGAGAAGGTTAATGTACTGGCAGGTTTACCTGCATAAAACCGCTGTCTCGGCAGAGCATATGCTTGTTAATATCCTCAGGAGGGCAAAATACCTTGCTTCCCGCGGAGAGGAACTTTTTGCCACGCCGAATTTTGAGCATTTCCTGGTAAAGTCTGTCACAAAAAAGGATTTCGAAGAAGATCCGGTTCACCTGGAATGCTTTTCATCTCTGGATGATTACGACATTTATACGTCCATAAAAGTTTGGGCAGGAACAAAGGACTTTATTCTTTCACATCTTTGTAAAAGTATCCTCAGCCGCACTCTTTATAAAACGGAAATAACAATGGCACCTGTTGAAAAAGAAAGAGTTGATGAGATCACTTCTTTAGCCGGGAAATTCTACCCTATTGATAAAACAGATGTTCCGTATTTTGTATTTACTGATATAGTTGCTAATACCGCGTATAACATTAATGACGGTAATATTAATATTTTAACCAAAGACGGCTCAGTGAAAGATATTACAACTGCTTCAGATAATTCTACCCTCGAAGCACTTGCAAAGACGGTAAAAAAACATATTCTTTGTTATATGAAAGAGCTAAAAGCCGATAAGCCACAAGGAGTTATCTTTTAA
- a CDS encoding PglZ domain-containing protein: MQGTSILWADDEIDFLKPHIMFLTEKGYVVKTVTNGNDALDAFRSGYFDIVFLDENMPGLTGLETLAEIKNINPDVPIVLITKNEEEHLMEDAIGSKIDDYLIKPVNPKQIQLTIKKLTENKRLVSEKTSMAYQQDFRNLGMTLNENLSFAEWTDVYKKLIFWELSLEKLEDAGMHEILTMQKAEANVQFSKFIEKKYLGWLKDPESGPVMSHQVLRKKLFPSLEAAKPTFFILIDNLRYDQWKIINSVLTESFRVDEEDTYYSILPTATQYARNAIFSGLLPIDMEKRYPSMWQNDEDEGGKNLFEEQFLADHIQRVLRRDVKHSYNKILTFEQGKELSENFNNLMGNELNVIVYNFVDMLSHARTDMAMIRELANDEAAYRSLTLSWFIHSPLLDLLKKLSQKNIKLVITTDHGTIRVKHPSKVIGDRNTNTNLRYKQGKNLNFSAKEVFHVKNPYEAFLPKLHVSSSFIFAKEDSYFVYPNNYNHFVNYYNETFQHGGISLEEIIVPYVSYSPR; this comes from the coding sequence ATGCAAGGAACCTCAATACTTTGGGCTGACGATGAAATTGATTTCTTAAAACCTCATATCATGTTTCTTACTGAAAAGGGATATGTCGTTAAAACAGTCACAAACGGGAATGATGCTCTCGATGCTTTCAGGAGCGGATACTTCGATATTGTATTCCTTGATGAGAATATGCCGGGCCTCACGGGACTCGAAACTCTTGCTGAAATAAAAAATATAAATCCCGATGTTCCGATTGTTCTGATCACTAAGAATGAAGAGGAACACTTGATGGAAGATGCTATCGGGTCGAAAATTGATGATTACCTGATAAAGCCGGTTAATCCGAAGCAGATCCAGCTTACCATTAAAAAGCTCACTGAAAATAAAAGACTTGTTAGTGAGAAGACATCCATGGCCTACCAGCAGGACTTCAGAAACCTTGGTATGACACTGAACGAGAATCTTAGCTTTGCTGAATGGACGGACGTTTATAAGAAACTGATCTTTTGGGAGCTGTCGCTTGAAAAACTCGAGGATGCCGGAATGCACGAGATATTAACCATGCAAAAGGCAGAGGCGAATGTACAATTCAGTAAGTTTATTGAAAAAAAATACCTTGGATGGCTTAAGGATCCTGAATCGGGACCGGTAATGTCGCATCAGGTATTACGGAAAAAGCTTTTTCCTTCTCTCGAAGCTGCTAAACCGACATTCTTTATCCTTATTGATAACTTGCGTTATGATCAATGGAAGATTATAAACTCTGTACTTACTGAGAGCTTCAGAGTAGACGAGGAAGATACTTATTACAGCATTTTACCCACCGCCACTCAATATGCACGTAACGCTATTTTTTCGGGGTTGCTGCCGATTGATATGGAAAAGCGCTATCCATCCATGTGGCAGAATGATGAAGACGAAGGTGGTAAAAATCTTTTTGAAGAACAGTTCCTCGCTGATCATATCCAACGTGTTTTGCGACGCGACGTCAAGCACTCGTATAATAAAATACTTACGTTTGAGCAGGGTAAAGAACTTTCAGAGAATTTCAATAACCTGATGGGCAACGAGCTGAACGTTATTGTCTATAACTTTGTTGATATGCTTTCGCATGCCCGTACTGATATGGCAATGATCAGAGAGCTGGCAAATGATGAGGCTGCATATCGTTCACTAACTCTCTCGTGGTTTATACATTCGCCACTTCTTGACCTTTTAAAGAAACTGTCGCAGAAAAATATAAAACTTGTTATTACCACAGATCATGGTACTATCAGGGTTAAACATCCAAGTAAAGTGATAGGCGACCGGAATACAAACACCAATCTGAGATACAAGCAAGGCAAAAACCTTAATTTTTCTGCAAAAGAAGTTTTTCATGTCAAAAATCCGTATGAAGCGTTCTTGCCTAAGCTCCACGTTAGCTCAAGTTTCATTTTCGCAAAAGAAGACAGTTATTTTGTGTACCCCAATAACTACAATCATTTCGTGAATTACTATAATGAAACTTTTCAGCACGGAGGGATCTCACTTGAGGAAATAATTGTTCCGTATGTTTCCTATAGTCCGAGGTAA